The stretch of DNA AATGACGAGGAGTTCGCCATGTGCGCTTTCCCCTTTGGGAACGATCCTGCAAAGATTGAAGGCTACCGAAAGTTCTGGAACCGAAGTCCCGCAGCGCGGCCCCTCGTAGGATTCTCCTATAAAAGCTGGTTTCCCCTGGACGAGTTCTCCGCCAGCTCAGGCTGGAAACAGGACAGCGTTCTCAGTCCCCGGATGGTTCGACCCCGGGAGTTCCTTGACGATCAGGAGCGCCTTTTACGAGAAGGGGAGGAAATCGAGGACGACATTCTGCGCGGAGCTTCCCCCTCCCAGGCGATTTTCTGGGGCTGCGGAACCCTGGGCAGCGAGATGCACATTATGCCTGGAAACATCGTCGCGGTGGACCGCGCCCTTGACTGGGATCAGGTGAGCGATGTCTCCCTGGACGCCCACCGGGGCAGTCCCTGGTTCAACACCTACATAGAGTTCATCGACGAACTGGTGCAGCGTTCCCGGGGACGCTTTCCCGTATCCCACGGAACCCTGGTCGGGCCCCTGGATTACGCGGTATCCCTTCGGGGACACGAGCAGACCGCCGTGGATTTGATGCTGGACCCGGACAAGGCCTTCGACCTTCTCCTCAGGCTGGCGGATTTCTTTATCCAGATC from Marispirochaeta aestuarii encodes:
- a CDS encoding uroporphyrinogen decarboxylase/cobalamine-independent methonine synthase family protein, whose translation is MCAFPFGNDPAKIEGYRKFWNRSPAARPLVGFSYKSWFPLDEFSASSGWKQDSVLSPRMVRPREFLDDQERLLREGEEIEDDILRGASPSQAIFWGCGTLGSEMHIMPGNIVAVDRALDWDQVSDVSLDAHRGSPWFNTYIEFIDELVQRSRGRFPVSHGTLVGPLDYAVSLRGHEQTAVDLMLDPDKAFDLLLRLADFFIQITQEAWNRIPLFHGGYYDAQYQLWSPGSIVRLQEDAVAVISPDLYRKYLSQVDRRVACQFENTFMHLHATSMFILDQLLEIEEIRAFEINNDVGGPPVKEMLPYFQMVQKAGRPLLIRGSFTEDELKLLMDSLDSAGLYLYIMVADGEEISRLKPIVGM